Proteins encoded in a region of the Streptomyces violaceoruber genome:
- a CDS encoding PDZ domain-containing protein has translation MEQTALRPKPMPGRDPGPGTEPDGARHPHTGRRRRRRLTTLLLGVLAAAVLLLTGVGLGTVGATVIGMSKLAELQQRAAAQGPGGAGGAGGAGEQGATGTATGTRGAPAHPSAGPSAGRSPSPAPAGATLGVEAVDDEKPGARVVGVHVPGPGYAAGLVRGDVLLAVGTTRVDSATDLAHAVASAGPGKEVKLTVRHRSGGYQQLTAVPGVVT, from the coding sequence ATGGAACAGACAGCGTTGCGTCCCAAGCCGATGCCCGGCCGGGATCCGGGGCCCGGCACCGAACCCGACGGTGCCCGGCACCCCCACACCGGCCGTCGGCGCCGCCGGCGGCTCACCACCCTGCTGCTCGGCGTGCTCGCCGCGGCCGTACTGCTCCTCACGGGCGTGGGACTCGGCACGGTGGGCGCCACGGTGATCGGCATGAGCAAGCTCGCCGAACTGCAGCAGCGGGCCGCGGCGCAGGGCCCGGGCGGGGCCGGAGGGGCCGGAGGAGCGGGAGAGCAGGGGGCCACCGGGACGGCGACGGGCACCCGGGGCGCCCCGGCGCACCCGTCGGCCGGTCCGTCCGCCGGCCGGTCCCCCTCCCCGGCACCGGCCGGCGCGACCCTCGGGGTCGAAGCCGTGGACGACGAGAAGCCCGGGGCCCGGGTCGTCGGCGTCCACGTGCCGGGCCCCGGGTACGCGGCGGGCCTGGTGCGGGGCGACGTACTGCTCGCCGTCGGCACGACCCGCGTCGACTCGGCGACCGACCTGGCGCACGCCGTGGCCAGCGCCGGGCCGGGCAAGGAGGTCAAGCTCACCGTGCGCCACCGCAGCGGCGGCTACCAGCAGCTGACGGCCGTACCGGGCGTCGTCACGTGA